Proteins encoded together in one Impatiens glandulifera chromosome 1, dImpGla2.1, whole genome shotgun sequence window:
- the LOC124917411 gene encoding altered inheritance of mitochondria protein 32, whose translation MAEVTDDLTKFGFQRPEMYQTNLAGSVDPYDRHIFLCYKTYQSWPPRIETSDSDLLPKLLYGAFKARRKDILVQTRITICQGLEGTEFLDGDVLIFPEMIKYRGLEESNVDSFVEDVLVNGKPWTFGVQSVLTGSHVFVCAHTSRDKRCGVCGPALIEKFNEEIEFRTLKDQVFVSACSHVGGHKYAGNLIIFSPDSEGKITGHWYGYVAPSDVADLLDSHIAKGVVIERLLRGQMGVHVEEAKKEDGEVNSNGKELNGQHEKKKKKEKKKDQEEIIEEKENVSSCCQVSSNGISCCRDEEKKEIENEKKKSFCNLSSCWTEKWEKSDVLATMAVFGAVATVAVAYSLYRRRSA comes from the exons ATGGCCGAAGTTACAGACGATCTCACCAAGTTCGGATTCCAGCGTCCAGAAATGTACCAGACCAATCTTGCTGGTTCCGTCGATCCCTACGATCGTCATATATTTCTCTGCTACAAAACCTACCAGTCTTGGCCTCCTCGAATCGAGACCTCCGACTCTGATCTGCTTCCCAAGCTTCTCTATGGGGCTTTTAAAGCCCGCAGGAAGGACATACTTGTTCAG ACTCGTATTACTATATGCCAAGGATTGGAAGGGACGGAGTTTTTGGATGGCGACGTTCTCATTTTCCCTGAGATGATCAAATATAG GGGCCTTGAGGAGTCAAATGTTGATAGTTTTGTGGAGGATGTACTTGTGAACGGCAAACCATGGACCTTTGGGGTGCAGAGTGTGCTGACAGGCTCTCATGTATTTGTGTGCGCTCATACTAGTAGAGATAAAAGGTGTGGTGTTTGTGGCCCAGCTCTTATTGAGAAGTTTAATGAGGAGATTGAGTTTAGGACTTTGAAGGATCAGGTGTTTGTGAGTGCCTGCTCCCATGTTGGAGGTCACAAGTATGCTGGGAACTTAATAATTTTCAGTCCTGATTCAGAGGGAAAAATTACAGGTCACTG GTATGGTTATGTCGCCCCAAGTGATGTGGCTGACTTGCTTGATTCTCATATCGCTAAGGGAGTGGTCATAGAACGACTTCTGAG AGGGCAAATGGGCGTTCATGTCGAAGAAGCTAAAAAGGAGGATGGAGAGGTGAATTCTAATGGAAAAGAATTGAATGGACAAcatgagaagaagaaaaagaaagagaaaaagaaggatcaagaagaaatcattgaagagaaagagaatgtATCAAGTTGTTGCCAGGTGAGCTCTAATGGTATTTCATGCTGCAGAGATGAGGAAAAGAAGGAGATTGagaatgagaagaagaagagtttcTGCAATCTGTCTTCTTGCTGGACAGAAAAATGGGAGAAAAGTGATGTTCTTGCAACAATGGCTGTGTTTGGAGCAGTTGCAACTGTTGCTGTGGCTTATAGCCTTTATAGAAGAAGGTCTGCATAA
- the LOC124921843 gene encoding uncharacterized protein LOC124921843: MASAISLNEWEFINDDGFVYKRQKRYPDPTITTDAPPSTDPLAEEHNRKETKKRALMNLRLKYQEEISRWELLSNMLKAMQDKALSSSQLSNSSLQSPVVLLTGNVYHRQLDELLIREECEESIMEDLSNLCDVVESVCSLSEDNIKQTLVNLPIWTSSPQELMSSLCEN, from the exons ATGGCCTCAGCAATCTCACTGAACGAATGGGAATTCATCAACGACGACGGCTTCGTCTACAAGCGACAGAAACGTTACCCAGACCCGACGATCACCACCGACGCTCCACCATCGACAGATCCCTTAGCTGAAGAACACAACAGGAAGGAGACAAAGAAGAGAGCTTTGATGAATTTACGTCTCAAGTACCAAGAAGAAATTTCCCGCTGGGAACTATTATCAAACATGTTGAAGGCGATGCAGGACAAAGCTCTTAGTTCTTCTCAATTATCCAATAGTTCGCTTCAATCGCCTGTCGTTCTTTTGACAGGGAATGTTTATCATCGCCAACTCGATGAACTACTGATTCGA GAAGAGTGTGAAGAAAGTATTATGGAAGATTTATCAAACCTTTGTGATGTAGTGGAATCCGTTTGTAGCTTGAGTGAAGATAATATAAAGCAGACATTAGTGAATCTTCCAATCTGGACTTCATCTCCCCAAGAGCTCATGAGTTCACTATGTGAAAACTGA